The Plasmodium falciparum 3D7 genome assembly, chromosome: 3 nucleotide sequence AGAAATtatttcaaataaaataaaaaaactagATTCAAATAATGCTATTTCTTTACTTGTTGCTGAACAATATATTGATGTTTTCTCAAATATAtgcaaaaataataacactGTCATCATACCAGCAGATCTAAATAATATCAGTAGCCTTATTTCACAATCGTTGtccatttataataatattcaaaattccaaaaaggaaaataatcaAATTCACACCTTACCAATTCAAAAACAAATTCATTCTGATATGAACAACTAATTTGATTCAAGTTTTGCAAAATAACAATGTTACACTTATAAAATTGAGGCAATTATATggttaaataaatatatacatatatatatatatatatatatatatatatatttatatatatatatatatatttatatatatatatatgtatgtattgtttttttttttttttttttttttggtggaTAAATTTACACACAATAATTTTCGTTCATATGACCTGACTTGTTcagaaaaaattaatcatGTTCATACAATTATgcattttatataacataaaaaaaaatatttttatttatatatatatttaatttcaaTGGCAGAAGTTGCGCAATTAttccttttaatatttcatctttttttgttaggttttatttattatgattagattttattttttcatatttcataataatgTTGATTAATGCTTTTATATCTATAAATtgtaagtatatattttttgttttacatTCTTATGAACCATAAGGAATGGTAATGAAGCTAgtcttacatatatatatatatatatatatatatatatatgtatatgtatttatttcattttattattttcattttttttctcttttgaacatattttttcttatttgtatatttttttttgaaaatatttgttttaaaaaattaattataatatgaaaacaactatatttttatgaaagcatttttttcattatcacatggaatataaatatactattATATCTTAAgggaaaacataaaaaataagttgTGTATATTgtatactaaaaaaaaaattatattcaatgaaatttatattatatatatattatatgtgtctaaaagaaataattaatatttcctttattctcctatatcatatattcatattatattacaagTTTAATGGtttgaataaaatataataataataaaaaaaatataaattcaaaAAGGATAAATGTATGCACATATAAATACAccttaataaatatattatttgtacttTTATATGTTGCAAATTTTTTGGAAAAGAAGTACAATGGATTTATACGttttgtcattttttttttttgtttttcatataagtttaaattaaaaatatataaatataaatatatatacatatattataaatgtataatttatattataaattatttgttaataaaaataaaaattgtacacttttttaatatttataaatattccatgttttcatttttttttcctcttaTAATATGTAGCAATGTTAAACTATGATGTAcggttaaaaatataattaaaataaaaattatgcgttttttttttttttttttttttttttttttatactttaaaatttataagtagttcttattatatatctacaaatattataatatttttttttttttgacatgttaaaaaatatataaaagagtAATGAATAATACACGTACAatttataacattattttattaaatatgtgaaaattattattatatataggttttgtatatatatatatatatatattttatgttgttatcaaaaaattaaataatataaaaaaagttctacttttattttgataaatatataaatgataatatttaatatgaatgatattataatattaagtattttattatataaaaaatataatatataataatatattttttttacctataataattttagtggaaaaaaaagaggaaagaattaatataaaaattttgttcTTTAGTTAAGatccataaaatatatatatatatatattatatatatatatataataatatatatatattatatatataattttttaatataccccatataataaaaataaaacttaaaaaatttataatgttATTTTGTTGAAgtgatatattaatatgatttattaaataataatatatgtacaaataGAAGaactataatattaatattatatattatatatatatatatattataatatatatttataataaataatactatatttatgagaatacataatattttaataatatatatattaaaatataataatatattatatcacttattatatatatatatatattttatatgtacaatatttatttattctttatattatttctttttttttttttcttttttttttttttccataacTTAGTGGTTGATAGTAAAAGTAATTTATAAGTTCATTatgattttaaaaaaataatttttattatcatttttttttttttctttttttttttttttttaagaatataaaataaactttttatattattttgtatgtatatattattactttgatatatatttataaattaattattacatatatatttatattattatatatatatatatataatatatatatttttatgaatgcttttactttttcttcataacatttatatatatataatatatatatatatatataatataatatattttttatgaaataataataaaaatgatggttttatttttccattccttaatgttattattataaatttttgtgTTTCCACATATTGAAAACTATATTAAaggataattttttatattattatatatatgtaaatatgtatgtataaaattatattaatatggtccttattctttaatttagtagatttaattatttctttgtttattttattttattttatttaattttttttttgtgagaCTACATTTTTTAATGGTATAAGAGAATAAAgggttatttatattattatatgtgaaatattatataatattgaataataaaaaattaacaaaaaaataagaggcatatataatatatatattatatgcatataaaatgttgtaattttttatatttttttttaattatgatctttaaattatatatatatatatatatatatatatatatatatattatatatatgtgtttattttatttaactGTTGTTTCTTATGAAGAGtaaattataacatatatatatatatatatatatatttatatatttatatatatgttttatttgtatatacgTTTTCATAacttttcttatatatatattaacacttaaaaaaaaaaaaaaaaaaatactttcaaaatatttgatttaaaatcatgtataaatataacgaagattatatatattgtaacatgaaaaaaaattaaaggaaaaatttaattaaaagatttacacatatttatatttacatatatatatatatatatatatatatatatatatatatatatatatttatttatttatttatttatttttatggttATGAAATCAATGGATGATTATCCAAGTTGAACAAAAGGAAGATTTTTTTtaccataaaaaaaaaatatatttttaaatagaatatagatatataagagagtcaataaaattaatgtaatatatatatatatatatataatataattatatataacaatgaCGGTTGATTTGAATATTCCATATTCAGCATGTGAATTAAAGAGAGTAAAACGATTAGAGTTAGGTGTTTTGGATccagaaataataaaaaagataagtGTTTGTGAAATAGTAaatgtagatatatataaagatggTTTTCCAAGAGAAGGTGGATTAAATGATATACGTATGGGTACTATTGATTATAGGACCTTATGTGGTACATGTAATATGAATGTAAAATATTGTCCTGGTCATTTTGGTCATATAGAATTAGCGAAACCTATGTATCATTATGGTTTTATGAATGTAGTATTAAATGTTTTAAGATGTGTATGTTATCATTGTGGTAGATTATTATGTAATGTGAACAGTTCTAAagttaaatatattgaaaagaTTAAAGTAAATAGTTTAAGATTACGAAAATTAGCTGAACTGTGTTTAGGAATAAGAGCATGTGATCATTCTGTAGAAGAAGAAGGATTAAATATTAACGataattctttaaataatttttataacaatGATTTAAgtaatttaaatatgaatCAACAAATGcttttaaataaaagtaattatACGAACATATTTGAAATGGTTAGTAAAGAAGATGTAGATTGTGGATGTGTTCAACCAAAATATAGTAGAGAAGGAccaaatatgtatattcaaTTTTTACATAGTAGTGAAGAAGATATTGATGAGagtaaaagaaaattaagtGCTGAAGAAGCAttagaaatattaaagaaaattaGAAAAGAAGAGATGAGTATATTAGGATTTAATTCTGATAGGTGTGTACCAGCTTCTTTAATATTAACATGTATACCTATACCTCCACCATGTGCGAGACCTTATGTTCAATATGGAAATCAAAGAAGTGAAGATGATTTAactttaaaattattagataTAGTAAAAACGAATATACAATTGAAAAGGCAAACGGATAGAGGAGCAAAATCACATGTATTACAGGATTTATGTTCCTTATTACAATTTCATATAACTACCCTTTTTGATAATGATATTCCAGGTATGCCGATAGCAACCACACGATCTAAGAAGCCTATAAAAGCTATAAGAACAAGATTAAAAGGTAAAGAAGGAAGACTAAGAGGTAATTTGATGGGTAAAAGAGTGGACTTTTCAGCAAGAACAGTTATTACAGGAGATccaaatttaaatattgatTATATAGGTGTTCCTAAATCGGTAGCTATGACATTAACATTTTGTGAGACAGTAACACCtttaaattatgataatttaaaGAAGCTTGTAGAAAGGGGTCCATATGAATGGCCTGGagcaaaatatattattagagATAATGGTACAAAATATGATTTAAGACATGTACGAAGAAATTCAGAGAAAGAATTAGAGTATGGATATAAAGTAGAAAGACATATGACCGATGaagattatattttatttaacagACAGCCTTCATTACATAAAATGAGTATTATGGGTCATAAGGCCAAAATATTACCTTATTCAACATTTCGTTTAAATTTATCAGTCACTTCACCGTATAATGCTGATTTTGATGGAGACGAAATGAACTTACATTTAGCTCAGTCACATGAAACAAGATCTGAGATTAAACATTTAATGATAGTACAAAGACAAATAGTTTCACCACAAGGTAATAAACCAGTTATGGGTATAGTACAAGATTCCTTATTAGCTATAAGAAAATTTACAAGAAGAGATAATTTCCTTACAAAAGAAGAAGTTATGTCCTTATTAATTTGGATTCCATATTGGAATCATGTGATACCAACACCAGCAATAATAAAACCAAGGGCATTATGGACAGGTAAACAAATTTTTTCGATGTTATTACAATTTGATGATATGAATATagaagatgataaaaatgacaCAGCCAATAATAAGGTTGGGAGAGATGTTAATACAAATGTTAACAAGGATAGTAGCAAAATGAATACTAGtggtaattattattatggtaATTCAactaatgataataatgatgattattTAGAAAAGGGAAATGCATATTCAAGAAGTGGAAATAATCATCCTAATAGTCCTTTATCTATTggggataatataaatgtaggAAATGTACAGCAAAATGATATGAGCTCCcccaataataataataataataataatagtaataataataataataatattggtGGAGGTATTAATTCATTTAAACGTTTTAATatggtaaaaataaatttaatgagAGACTCTTCAACATCATCTAAAGATGATAATCCATATTGTTCAATTAATGATGGTAaggttataataaaaaataacgaATTATTAAGTGGTATCATATGTAAAAGAACTGTTGGTTCTTCTAGTGGATCGTTAATTCATGTTTTATGGCATGAAATGGGTCCAGATAAAACGAAAGATTTTTTATCAGCTTTACAAAAAGTTACAAATAATTGGCTTGAATATGTTGGTTTTACTGTGAGTTGTTCAGATATTATTGCAAGTAATAAAGTATTAGGCAAGGTGCGAGAAATATTAGATAAATCTAAAAGTGAAGTGTCAAAACTTGTTGAAAAGGCACAGAAAGGGGAATTAGAATGTCAGCCAGGAAAATCATTATATGAATCTTTTGAAACTAGAGTtaataatgaattaaattGTGCTAGAGAAATGGCTGGAAAAGTTGCATCTGAGAGTTTAGatgaaagaaataatatttttagtaTGGTGGCTAGTGGGTCAAAAGGttctattattaatatatcccAAATTATATCATGTGTAGGTCAACAGAATGTTGAAGGAAAAAGAATACCATTTGGTTTTAATCATAGATCTTTACctcattttattaaatttgatTATGGTCCTGAGAGTAGAGGATTTGTATCAAATTCTTATTTAAGTGGATTAACACCACAAGAAGTATTTTTCCATGCTATGGGAGGTAGAGAAGGTATTATTGATACTGCATGTAAAACATCTGAAACAGGGTATATACAAAGAAGATTAATAAAAGCCATGGAAGATGTTATGGTACAATATGATAGAACTGTAAGAAATTCATATGGAGATATTATTCAATTTTTGTATGGAGAAGATGGTATGGCAGGTGAATATATAGAAGATCAAATTATAGATTTAATGAAATTAGATAATAAAGagattaataaattatataaatataattttgatgAAGAACCATTTGGAAAGGATTATTATATaggtaataaaaatgatggtAGTAGAAATACTTCGTATATAGATTATAATAagcaaaatattttaaatcaaGAATttgaagaattatataaatgtaaaaattatttatgtaaagAAATATTCCCAGATGGAGATATAAGACAACATTTACCAATTAATATGAATAGACTTATTGAATATGCAAAATCACAATTTCCATGTATACCATTtgtaagtaataataatagtacaaacaataataataataacaataataataatattagtaataGTAGAAAACTTATGGATAAGGGTAATTTATCGTCTACACATAATCATAAGGAAAGtaagaaaagaagaaaaagaagaaggagaaaaaataaatttgataaatttaaaaatgaaaataatgaacttATGTCTGAAATTAAAAAGGagtatgaaaataatgatcttaataatatgatgatAAGTAAAGGAGATCAATCACCTTTTAAAGGTATGAATGAATTTCATATGGGTGTTGCAGATAATGACATGGGATCAGATTtaggaaataataataattataacaatgATGATTTTGTTGATGATGATTATGTTGATGatgattatgatgatgatgatgacgattatgatgatgatgacgattatgatgatgatgaccTTGACGATGATGAGAATTATtcagataatattaatataggaggaaatagaaaatattatgGAAATaccttaaaaaataattatgatgaaaatTCCATGTTAAATCCAATTGATGTTGTACATAaagttaataattttttagaaaaattagtaattattaaacaaataaatagtaATGATACTTTATCAGTTGAAGCACAAAATAATGCTACTATTTTGTTAAAAGCACATTTAAGAACTTATTTGAATTCAAAACTTTTAACTCAAACTCATAAAGTTAGTGTTAAAGGATTAGATTGGTTATTAcaagaaatagaaaaaatattttataaatcctTATGTCATCCAGGAGAATGTGTAGGAGCCTTAGCTGCTCAATCAATTGGGGAGCCTGCAACTCAGATGACATTGAATACATTTCACTTTGCTGGTGTAGGTTCAAAAAATGTTACATTAGGTGTTCCAAgattaaaagaattaataaatatagtaaaaaatgtaaagacTCCATCAACAACAATATATTTAGATGATATGGTTTCAAATGATCAACAAAAAGCTAAAGATATTTTAACAAAATTAGAATATACTACATTGAAACAATTAACTTCACATGCACAAATTATTTATGATCCTAATACAACAACAACTATTTTAGAGGAAGATAAATCATGGGTTAATGAATTTTATGAATTCCCAGATGAGGATGATACTCAATATTCATTAGGTGAATGGGTATTAAGAATACAATTAACCAATATACatgtaaatgaaaaaaaattaactaTGAAAgaaattgtttatattatatattctgtCTTTTCAAGTGATGAAttagatattatatatacagatGATAACTCAGAAGATTTAGTTTTAAGAATTCGGgtgaaatatttaaatggtgaatataattttatgaattATGATGTTGTAGATAATGCTA carries:
- a CDS encoding DNA-directed RNA polymerase II subunit RPB1 translates to MTVDLNIPYSACELKRVKRLELGVLDPEIIKKISVCEIVNVDIYKDGFPREGGLNDIRMGTIDYRTLCGTCNMNVKYCPGHFGHIELAKPMYHYGFMNVVLNVLRCVCYHCGRLLCNVNSSKVKYIEKIKVNSLRLRKLAELCLGIRACDHSVEEEGLNINDNSLNNFYNNDLSNLNMNQQMLLNKSNYTNIFEMVSKEDVDCGCVQPKYSREGPNMYIQFLHSSEEDIDESKRKLSAEEALEILKKIRKEEMSILGFNSDRCVPASLILTCIPIPPPCARPYVQYGNQRSEDDLTLKLLDIVKTNIQLKRQTDRGAKSHVLQDLCSLLQFHITTLFDNDIPGMPIATTRSKKPIKAIRTRLKGKEGRLRGNLMGKRVDFSARTVITGDPNLNIDYIGVPKSVAMTLTFCETVTPLNYDNLKKLVERGPYEWPGAKYIIRDNGTKYDLRHVRRNSEKELEYGYKVERHMTDEDYILFNRQPSLHKMSIMGHKAKILPYSTFRLNLSVTSPYNADFDGDEMNLHLAQSHETRSEIKHLMIVQRQIVSPQGNKPVMGIVQDSLLAIRKFTRRDNFLTKEEVMSLLIWIPYWNHVIPTPAIIKPRALWTGKQIFSMLLQFDDMNIEDDKNDTANNKVGRDVNTNVNKDSSKMNTSGNYYYGNSTNDNNDDYLEKGNAYSRSGNNHPNSPLSIGDNINVGNVQQNDMSSPNNNNNNNNSNNNNNNIGGGINSFKRFNMVKINLMRDSSTSSKDDNPYCSINDGKVIIKNNELLSGIICKRTVGSSSGSLIHVLWHEMGPDKTKDFLSALQKVTNNWLEYVGFTVSCSDIIASNKVLGKVREILDKSKSEVSKLVEKAQKGELECQPGKSLYESFETRVNNELNCAREMAGKVASESLDERNNIFSMVASGSKGSIINISQIISCVGQQNVEGKRIPFGFNHRSLPHFIKFDYGPESRGFVSNSYLSGLTPQEVFFHAMGGREGIIDTACKTSETGYIQRRLIKAMEDVMVQYDRTVRNSYGDIIQFLYGEDGMAGEYIEDQIIDLMKLDNKEINKLYKYNFDEEPFGKDYYIGNKNDGSRNTSYIDYNKQNILNQEFEELYKCKNYLCKEIFPDGDIRQHLPINMNRLIEYAKSQFPCIPFVSNNNSTNNNNNNNNNNISNSRKLMDKGNLSSTHNHKESKKRRKRRRRKNKFDKFKNENNELMSEIKKEYENNDLNNMMISKGDQSPFKGMNEFHMGVADNDMGSDLGNNNNYNNDDFVDDDYVDDDYDDDDDDYDDDDDYDDDDLDDDENYSDNINIGGNRKYYGNTLKNNYDENSMLNPIDVVHKVNNFLEKLVIIKQINSNDTLSVEAQNNATILLKAHLRTYLNSKLLTQTHKVSVKGLDWLLQEIEKIFYKSLCHPGECVGALAAQSIGEPATQMTLNTFHFAGVGSKNVTLGVPRLKELINIVKNVKTPSTTIYLDDMVSNDQQKAKDILTKLEYTTLKQLTSHAQIIYDPNTTTTILEEDKSWVNEFYEFPDEDDTQYSLGEWVLRIQLTNIHVNEKKLTMKEIVYIIYSVFSSDELDIIYTDDNSEDLVLRIRVKYLNGEYNFMNYDVVDNANEQVDEQEEDEEHLVANDRGNYDETKNSTHPHHDYNNNTTNIFKSKVKNNISSDINTKNEDSISINSSNNEQVKNINSSPVSNNMHNNNNNNNNDSSNINDIKVKNIKKEDGNEGALRGGGDSNTSALFGNKNSQKEDNIVNNNNDNNDDDEEEEEEEEDFLFGDHNVSPKNTKDGKNKNTNNKSNNNENKNKKSGNNNSNNSNTYDDGDVDNDNDDDNDDNKSDITIKEDNDVAFMKTSTKNAEEDLELKNKNHIEHNISREDTEDTFLKKLMEQCLSTLKLRGIENITKVYMREESKITYDSDNGKFVRSSHWVLDTDGCNLENIFCAPQVDFKKTVSNDIVEIFEVLGIEAVRRALLKELRTVISFDSSYVNYRHLSILCDVMTQKGYLMSITRHGINRVDKGPLIKCSFEETVEILLEAAAFAQVDNLRGITENIMLGQLCKIGTGSFDIIIDNQKLNDANQNLETIQDLTSAGFTTPDSLHVITPDGLQSPVAINTINSPLPFSPTYNANLLSPTAPIDNVNNLLSPQYNLQNYGDNVMSPTSKDINNLDTLKLGGKFSPTQSPKSPTSVMHSPFSPFDHQNQQPVDATNLLFSPKNNNIMNYNVFSPKPNINNNVIQSPNIYSPNPMLDIFSPKPQINHNIYSPSYSPTSPTYNANNAYYSPTSPKNQNDQMNVNSQYNVMSPVYSVTSPKYSPTSPKYSPTSPKYSPTSPKYSPTSPKYSPTSPKYSPTSPKYSPTSPKYSPTSPKYSPTSPVAQNIASPNYSPYSITSPKFSPTSPAYSISSPVYDKSGVVNAHQPMSPAYILQSPVQIKQNVQDANMFSPIQQAHVDEAKNDDPFSPMPYNIDEDEMKENM